Part of the Cydia fagiglandana chromosome 2, ilCydFagi1.1, whole genome shotgun sequence genome, aagtaattttattaaGGCTTTTATATTATACGTCTCCGGCAGCAAAACAGTCGGTAGCAATTTTAGAGTTTCATATCCAACTAGAGTCTGTGccgaaagagaagagtcgtggaatgtatggggcccaatacatttcaCGAATCTTCTCATTCCAAACAGACTAgaaatcaaaaccaaaatattactttgctaagaACGGGGAAGGTTTCCCGAATGAATGAAGGTAAGGGACTTACTAGGAACCCTTTTATTTTCGCcatatctgtttgtctgtctgtttaCTAAGTGATCACATTGATTATACATGAAGGAGACTTACTTGAAACAGTCCGTAGCTAATGTAGGCGTTGTTGTGGTTGGTCACTTTTTCAGTCGTGCGTCCGCTTGCATGCTCGATCACGCATACCCCTGCGGAAAgaatattacaaataaaaaattagcagaataaaatattttatgaaataacaATCATTTATTTAGGCGAGATAAACCCTATTTGTACAGAttttttcttctgccaaactgaGATTTCACACGTGTCAACACCGCATCAATGACGTTGCAATATAATGGTGCTGCAGTCGTAAACCGAATGTGACCTTTAATTCCAACGTTTCattactataaaaataaatagtctCAATAAATTTCACACACGATAGATAGGTACACACGGTAGTGGTTCACATACTTGTACCAGTCGATCCATGAAAAACTTGGGGTAGACAGAATGGAACTACTCAACATACCGACTTGTTATatattaaaatgatttttaaCGGGTTACACGTAGTCAAATAAACGCTTGACATTATTCGATCCGTTTTTTAAGGATCTTTGACTAGAGCACAAACTGCACCGTGTCTACCGATCGAGCACGATATGTCGTAGTATCTTCGAATTGATCATTTCATGATGTGGAAATCATTTCATGGCCAACCAGTCACATCATAAAGAAAACATATTCTAACGTAATCATATCACGAAGTCATCAAAATCAAAGACCTAGCCAGGACATAATACTTGTTATATTAATTACGTAGACCACGTGATACACGTTACGAGGTGAAAATAACCTCGTTTAACCGTGAGCCAACCTGTGTGCATACAAAGCATCCCATCCCGTTACACCGAAATGGCCGTGTTAGCTCAAATTAAACAGCAATTTATGTGGCACCCTCCGAGCTAGTGCATGCTGGAGCACTAAGTCTTAGTCTGAAGCGCTAAGGTGTCTGCCAGACACGTTTTAGGCGTCCCTACCCGGTGTCTGCTATGTAAAtagatgacacagatatttgtctAAGTTAGATCACTCAAAGCATTTCCACGTGGGTGCCAGCGGGTAAAAcaattctaatattttttgatGAAGGCAAGAGTTTTTTGAACAAAAACCAGACTGCGTTTCGGATGTATTATTTGTGTTTGTCTAAGAATTGTTGAATCTATATTTTATAcgtactttattgtacaaatttCACACTACTCAATAATactgattacatatttaccaTATTTGTATTACTGCAAGTTTAATACACAACCACACTACTCATAAACACTGTTATTATGATTCAATCGAATGTACTTGACATAGACAACGTTTAGATCAGTTTGCACAACAAGCGTTTCACAGCACTGCAAGCAGTGCAAGCGTATTTGCTCCGTGTCACATTGTATTTGTCATCTGTGATGTAAAATCTGCGCACATGATAACTGGTTACCCATTTAAAAATCAGAGCCATCAATACCAAGCAATATTCCCTAAGTATTAAAGCCACATCTCAGCTTTGATAATGACACCTGATAAGCGACGTCTATTTAAATAAACATCTGTGTTAGACGTATGTGCATTCAGATAGCCTTATACGACCCTTTTGCGCGTTGATTGCTGACTCCGCTCAGTTTgatttgaattttgtatgagaGTGTTGCCGGGGCTTGTATGATGCTAATGTATGATAAGGCGACGAAATGGCTCTACTACAGCGTTTGACAACTACATGTACTATATTATACATGTAATTTGAATATTTAAGCGCTTGTATGTGTAGTGTAGTGATAAGAGGCCAATTCATATTATTAGAATAACAGCTCGTGACATAACGTATTCTAAAAGCTGACATATGATTAATTTGgttaaaacattattatattgCGTACGGTCAAGGAATTTGATTTCCGTGCcacttcgtaccttgtcacagttgTCACCGCGACAATAATATGAGATCCCTGGcagctttcatattgattgtcactgtgacaaggtaaaAATCAAGTGACACAGAAATCAAATCTCACAGTCAAGGAAATTTTCTAGGTAAAAAATGTTGACTGGAATCAACCCGCTGGCCCAAAAACTAGCTTTTCAGGCCAACTACGATCAAGGCATATTACATTTTGCCCCATATGGCTTAGAGCACGTACAGACGCACAAACGTTATTTTTTTTAGCAAAATACTGGTATCATGAAATTCAGCTTGTATCCCTGTCAAATCCACAGAGATTAGAGAATCCACATAAGCTTAGCTTCAGAAACGCTTCCCACAAAACCAGAAAAAATTCAAAACACGGTCACAAAATAAACCACTTGTTTAACCAAATTAAATTCCGTGACTTCCGGATTCTTAAttcaaaataataacattaaaacaAGTCGGCCGCAAACCGAATGAATTGCCGCCCTTAATAAGCCTGAACTCGGATCTTAGGGCTTATTAGCATAAAAAGGGGGGCATTCAGATGACAAAACATTCCGAGATCCCTTTCATTTAAGTTTAAAATTGTTAACAGAGACGGTTTATAATTGAtactgtacaaacagcaacacttaaTCGTCCctaggtggaccttatgccttttgtaataaggtttacgaaacgtcagttaacagtgtgggcgacggTACAGCCGCGGTGTCTTAAGCCCGAATTATTCAAATAAATGCGACCTCGTCGCGAATCAAAAGTCGGTTATTATCATAATCGATTGTGTTGTTTTGATTGAAGTTGTACAGCTAAagcatttaatttcctacccattttgtactttgtaacagtgacaatagtatcaATAGTATGACGACTCtagtcactgtgacaaggtacgaaattaAATTCGTTGACCGTacgtttacaaataataatttgcTTTAGTGTTGTTTTTAACGATTGAGTTGGTTAAATCACTATTTTGAgatttaggcactggtcccaccgcgagctagtaagctatgagctatcggctataaacacgaacaaaagataagcactcccgtgtaaataaaagagacacggcgatatttatagttactcgcccagcggtgagctataaatgtcgccgtgtctcttttatttacacgggagtgcttatcttttgttcgtgtttatagccgatagctcatagcttactagctcgcggtgggaccagtgccttaggcATTTTTCTCGTAAACTGGTGGAGTGTGTAAGTATGTTATTGAAATAATCATGGTACACTGAAGAAAAACAAAGCAATTTCTGTATTGAAATATTTACTTAAGTAATATGTAAGTGTAATAAAAAATCAGTCCTTAATGTTGCAAATTTAATCTTGAAGACTACGTAACTTATCTATTATACACTGGTATGGTAGTACCAAGGTACCTAATCGATTTCaacttaaattaaaacaatccTGGACCGTTTTTTCAGTCTCAAAACATattggctctacaaataagtcTACGTTAAATCAATTACTGTTAGTATTTGTACCTAAGTGGCGCAGTCGTTAAGATTTGAATGTATCTTATTTCTGTGGATGTCCGCATAAATTTATCTGCCTATGGCAAATCTAGCATTTATTACGTTGTTACAATAGGATACTTAAAAACATAAAAGCACTTCAAAACACTGAAAAGTTGATTGTTGGTATTAAAATGAGGCATGATTGCAACATACTTTACTGAGCATGCAAACAAAAGTGGGAACCATTGTTTGGCTTTTGTTCTCGCAAGTCGGTTTTTACTAGTGTTATGTTATGTAGCTTCATATTCTGCATGTCAGACTTTCTGTATTTGAATATTTAGGTCCACTCTTTttgtgattaaaattttggtaTCTAGTTGTGGAAATTTGCCACTAAAggccacagattaccagtttgtcaaatgatatcagcctgtcagttgtttggagcattcaaattttgcatttaacTGACTTTCAACAAAGTATATTGTACAGATATAGTGCGCAATTGtgttccatcgtattttctcggaaacgttcagccgtattcgaacaatgagatacgtcaaatactagatattgaaacgatatggattagatatgtcagtgtcaaacaagtgtcaaaagtgacgtttttgtttgaataaatgtcaattttgacacttgtttgacgcTGACATAACTAATCCATATAGTTTCAATATggatatttgacgtatctcattgttcgaatacggctggtTGTATTTGTCATGTTACTTCTGTCAACTtcattactttttgtaccgaaactgactgaaatagcaagacacgttcgtacattTACATTAGGTATAATATCCCTGACAAGTCAAATAGTAGTCTGCTAATCAAAACACACGTAAATGTCAGTTAGAAGTCCGCTTCACCTATCAACCAATTAGCACCGCACCAGTCCAAACTTGCACAATGGACCCGCACCGAAGTTACACACGCTACGTCAATAGTGGCGAGCTAAGATCTGAATAACCAACTTTGCCGATCTGATTTGAACTCCAATTTCGGAAAGCTAAATGCAATTGAGATTTAACCTCAATTGAATAGGGGTATGTGAAAAAAATTTGAGTTAGGTAGAGGTTTTCACTGTATTTTTGTAACGTAAAAAAACAGGCGGTAATATTGAACATTCCTTGCTGCGTGTAGTGAGGAAAATCTAGTTATTATCACCCATTCTGCGCTCTGCGGCTGCAGATTgacatcagagggcctaccgcgaaccacgtttacATGTTTGGTCTTGTAAATTTCTTATAAACACATTTTTCTTGTACAACGGAGCCTTGATGACATCAAGATATTTTCCACTATCCAAAGAACTTACATAGGTATAATGTCTAGGTTATATGTGCTTGCAGACATATTGATGTGAGCACATATACGTACTATACACGACATCCGCACTATGGCGTGTCTGTCGTGGCTGAAACTACAAAAAAGATAAACACAAAAGCTTATGTTAACTCCACAATAGCAAACCTCTAAGTATACTTGCGACAGTGAGCTATGCTAAAAGTATGTTCGAACTTCCACCGCCTAGTTAACATTGTTCATCGTACGGCGATTCATTAACGAGTCAACTTTCATAACAATGGCAAACGAGCTGATTATAATTTTCGCGTATATCACTGACATATTTAGCTTACTGGTTTCAAATCTTATTGCAAAGGAATTAGGTCCATCAAGGGTTGTTAGTGGGAGTGAGTTGCTAGATTCGCGAGACTCTGCTGATTAGCGAGCTAATGCCGAAATGCAACTCGCGACGGTCGACTCACGATGTCTCCTTTATACTTTCAGTGATAGTTACCTatgttatataattattttattactttggaTATGAATGAGCAGTCGCTTTGTtacattgtttttaatttgcTAAGAAAGCGTCTATGATGACGTACCGGAGcaatccggaggttgcgggtttaaaccaatgagtttttcggaacgatttatgatttgatatttaccgatcgcttttcggtgaaaggAAATATCGTGAAGAGACGGGACTAAACccaataaggcccagttttCCCTATAGGTTGGAAggacagatggcagtcgctttcatatAAACTAGTGTCTTACGCTAATTCTTGGGATTAAATTGTCAACCGGACCCAACGCTCCCATGAACCGTGGCAAAAACCTGGGACACGTGGAAGATGATGATTAATTTTATGTTTTGAGTCATTCTCTGAAAATTTTCTTCGGTTGAGTCTATAGGTAATTGCTACGACGCTTTCCATACTTTTTGTATGATGTATTTTTTTGAGAATGACCCTTTTATAACATGCGTGTGTGCGTAATAAATGAAACCGAGATAATAATAGTCGTAAACGCAACATGTAAGTCAGCTTCATGGCATTTCCGAGGGCGCGCCTCGGGGACCGCCTGCATCTCAGTTAATGCAACTTTGATATGTGTCAACTGTATTGTGACTGAACATCATTCTATTACGGGGCTTAAtcagcgaaatgctatacatggaagtattctgtccgctcaattatgacccaacgcaaactaccccgcgataggcggtacttacaaactgctcgattggcaatctcagtacgaccgagatgacagtcagtgacaaatggctaaattgatttctaaaaacaacgtttttttgtaattaaaaatatattcatgtgtcgtgaagtggtgcagaagttattttagttcataccaaggacagtggaatcacttttcacttgtagtaaacagataatttcagtagaatttggaaaaaacatgacgatttgttttcaatactaccgtgctaagctaaaaggtaacaactgcatacgactttcataacaacatacgactttttaaattgcgaggataatagggatggtgttatgctaaatgaagtagactattttattaacttgtgtttggtttaggtattttgtatataattataaatgtagtaataaattccttcttacagatttgtattttccttttttatttcatgagatccaagctataaaaaaactacctagttatttcaaattaataatcaaattaggtattgtcattttacattactttccattcagattcccacaagatgctattcgcagagaactatggaaaaaaacTGTCCAAttacatgaaattgagtggatgcctggcaagatatctagaatatgttctattcatgagatataacccgtgagataatcatactcggtctcctatatgtagatacatttttcctatcatgctttcactgaattaatttatcaaatacacacattatctgaaaatgttgatcatttgaatccaccctctactgtcatatatatgtaggttctctctcaagccatttccgtcagtagaaaagagcggcaaacatattaactcacattatagacgggtctaacgcgaattatattcaattaccttgatttaccgacgtaaatcagtttcgtttcgtataatgtgagttaatatgtaatcaaaacgcgaaagtttaaaatattataagagcggcaaatttagaaaatgtaagcgcgcgaacggctgtggtcctatacaaaattttaattttgcacctttttctactgacaaacttgcttgaccggctatatacatataaaatattctgaactgaaagtggggatttattgtgactccgcctgttcaaatatttttgacccgattcgtgtacccatgtaaattttgcagactgtatagccagtccgatttctaagatcaagttcgccatacatttactatggcgtgcttgatcttagaaaaacggacagactatacctgaacgtgacttcgcactgccatgcagattgataataaaatatacaaaatacagtagagtccggttagtacgacttcgcatataacaaccaaccgcttatagcgacgtaagtataagcacttgtttggttttagtacaagctactaTGAAAGTACAACCGTTTATTACGACTCCGCTTATAACGACCGACcgcttttaacgacggaaattgacacaaaatccgtccgtcaagtccggttacaacgacgagcgatgtagtttttacaaataaattatggGTAAGAAGCTTACTCCGTCTCGCGCACCCAACTTCCCTCCCCCTTTTGCCTATACGGACCAAGATGAAATAATCATGTGACTTTTCGTAAACttgcaaactaaataaaacccaATTAAATTCCCCATATTCAATTAAGCTTAAACTtcacatacataattatgtaagttgggtaacaatgcaatattttagtaggtaccctcgagctgatctgatgatggacacaggaggtggccatcgGAACTGTGTGATAAAAAAacgtcatcttgattagatccccaagaattacgactttattttacgggattcgagtaatttgcggatgacgagtgagtacgcgtatcttgaaaagtggcttcttctaactaaacacacaagtctctccattttGACAAGGTGTCGTAAGTATTACGACTCGTAACGTAAtactaacgtaaaaaaatattttaaaataaatgttttcttttttctttgattgtcgcataagtattaataaatacaaaagtatgtaattattttgactaaaaaaatatattaaaactggGAGTTCGTTTTGtacgacgtccggttagtacgacgtaatatcagcggtcccttgggcgtcgttataaccggactctactgtacttattatagcggaatacatttatacaacaatgatatatttacttatgttgagttagtctgtcatgtcataacaacattttaactagttatcttttaatctgcattaaattattatacgtgaattatttgactggttcttcactgtatggcataaacctatccctgtccaagtcatattctaatcaaatatgaaccgcgaactctcagcggccagtacatacagcaagaaggttattagcggattaatgtcgcttattggtagttattgacattatatgcatttcatctacacttagctatgtaccattagtgtaataaagatgactattatttcgtttaccagctttgattacaggctctgtaaacgcgtcgtcttatttgaatgtaggcgtaattgtgtatgtgtgctaatttggcccgagaatttgaacggtaatgttcctaaaggcggtatccatggttatatatgatcgcagggCTTAATGTACACACATTAAACACATAACGTAATAGTCTTGTTGTGGAACCATGGGAGAGCTGGCAACGTGTGAACGTGAATGGCTGTAGTAGAGCTGGCAACGTGGCACTTACACTGCGTTATGAGGCTTCTTGGAAAGTTGTACCGGAGTAGCTCAGGGAGAGCTGGCAAAGTGTGAACGTGCATAGCTGTAGAACTGGCAACATGGCACTTACTCTGCGCTATAAGGCTCCTTGGGAAGTTGTACAGGAGTAGCTCGCGGGAGAGCTGGCAACGTGTGAACGTGCATAGCTGTAGAGCTGGCAACATGGCACTTACACTGCGTTATGACGCTTCTTGGAACGTTGTACAGGAGTAGCTCGCGGGAGAGCTGGGAACGTGTGGACGTGCATGGCTGTAGAGCTGGCAACGTGGCACTTACACTGCGTTATGAGGCTTCTTGGAAAGTTGTACCGGAGTAGCTCGTGGGAGAGCTGGCAACGTGTGAACGTACATGGCTGTAGAGCTGACAACGTGGCACTTACACTGCGCTATAAGGCTCCTTGGAAAGTTGTACCGGAGTAGCTCGCGGGAGAGCTGGCAACGTGTGAACGTGCGTGCATGCCCGTAGGAGCTGTGAACGAAGCACGCTGCCAGCAGCAGCAGTAGACAGGGACGGGGCATCTGTAACAATAagcttttaattacaaaaaaatccggacaagtgcgagtcggactcgcccaacgagggttccgtactttttagtattcgttgttatagcggcaacagaaatacatcatcactGAAAATTTTAACGGTTCATGTGACGTGATCGagaaactgttacaatgtcattgagttttcacttctgccggcactcccaaagtgcccgttgttttttttcgt contains:
- the LOC134679234 gene encoding lysozyme, with amino-acid sequence MPRPCLLLLLAACFVHSSYGHARTFTRCQLSRELLRYNFPRSLIAQWVCVIEHASGRTTEKVTNHNNAYISYGLFQINNKDWCKKGRKGGHCNMKCEDLLNEDLADDVRCAKRIYDRVGFKAWPTSYAYCKEKSLPDLSRC